The Methanosarcina acetivorans C2A genome includes the window AAGTGGGATTATGATTAAGTGTCATTTTTCCTTTTTACCATAATGTTATAGAATACGCAGAATTTCAATTTAATCATAAAGAAGATCAAAACAACGAAGAAAAACGGGTTCATCGGGATTCAAATTCACTAATCTCTACGGTTTGCCACAACTTCTAAGGCTGGATCTTCAAAAAACAGGCTGGAATTCTCAAGTTCGGTGAAGACCTGATGAGCTGGCTCCGAACGATAAAAGATTATGTTGTAACGAACTTCCACCTGGAAATAGGGGATCTCGATTACGTACCCTTTGATACTTTTGGCGGGCGTGGCAGAATGTACCAGCTTTTCGGGGACAAAATGAATACTGTGATTATTGAATTGAATGAGGCACTGGTGACTTAAAAATTAAATGAGACGAACTGGTGGATGATAGTTCGGAGATAAGCTGGGAGAAAGGTTCGGAGAAAAGTTCGGAGAAAACTGTGGGGAAAAATTGGGTTAAAAACTATCATTTTGGGAAAATTCATAGACGTTCTTTTGCTTACTGTTTTCAGTTACTGGTGGACATGATCTCAAGTGCGTAAAGAATGTATATTATTAATGAGTTGTTATTATTAGTGGGAAGGTTTATGATGGGATAGCTGATAGGGCAACCAGGAAAGGAAACCTACACCTTCGGAACTTAAACCTGCTTCTGTTAAGGGGCAGTGGTTACGACGGTTATAGCATAGGAAACCAAAAGTCTCTGGTTTTGAGATTCTCAAAAGGTAACCTGTTGCTCTTAAAATAGGCTATCAGCATCATACTTTTTCATAAATCTATAATTAAAGGAGATCAAGAACATACCTGAACGGCTTATTTACACATTTGAATTTGAAGGTATGCTAGGAGCTCATCCCAAAACCCAGTTTTAATCTCAATTATCTAAATAATTCAAGATTGCTTTCTTAATCAGAAGCTTTGTTGGTTACTTAAATTAAGAGATCCAAAAAAGCAAATTTTGAGTTTTGGGATAGACTCTAGGTCAATATTCCTTATAGCGGCAACTTTCGAAGAATTTCTGGCAAAGGGCTGACAGTCACATCCCTTTTCCAAACGATTAAAGATCGTGACAATACGCTTAAGTCCGGGATGGAGAATGAGCAGGTGGAAAGCATGGAACGCTTCTCCATGCTTTTGGAAGAAATAACTACAGATAACAAGTGAATAATATATTAGGAGTGAGGTGTATGGGAATAGCTGAAGAAACGCAAGTTCCAAGGAACAGGACTTTTGTGGCGGCAACTGAAATAAAAGGATCTAAGATCCTCACCGTTAAAGATGAAGAACTCGGAACGATTAAAGAAGTCATGATTGACTCTGAATGGGGAAGAATCGCATACGTAGTGTTCGCTTGTGATTGTTTTCTTGGTATGAAGTGTAAATTCTTTGCCATTCCCTGGGGGGCGCTTCATACAAGTCGAGGGGATTATATCCTTAAAGTTGATAAGGACGCATTCAAAACGGCAGAAGGCCTAGATGAAAATGTGTGGACTTTAAACCATAACGATTTGGTTAAAGTGTATGAACAGTATAATCTTCATCCTTACTGGGAAATTTAAAAGCTCATTTTCCGGCTATGATGTGAAAATTGTTGTTTCCGATCCGATTTTCTTTCCGAAGAATACAGGAAAGATTTGAGGTTCTCGGAAACCTTACTGTTTTTGAGAATGTGCCCATTTCCATTGAATAATTTATTTCAGTTGAATACCTCCGTTGCTTGCAGAGAGGTGAGTTCGCACAACTTTGATTATCTATTATTCAACAAACTCTATTAAAAAAGTGAACTTCATTTCTAAATAGAGATTAAAACTATTCAGGATGATGTCCCAGAAGTCGCATAAACGGTAATCTGAAGGCTTTTTAGCCATATATGGGAACCATAGGACGTTGTTTAAGAATGTAAAAATTAATACAGCATTTTATGCACACGCTGATCAACAGAATGTATGACTGATGATTTACAGGCAGACCTATAAAAAAAACGAACCGTGTATATTACTATCAGTAATACCACCGTCAGTATTTTATACTTGAACTTACATATTATATATTGTTCACAAGGAACTAAGCTGTAAAATGAAGAAAATTCAGGACAGAGTAATAATCTGATCCTGTAATAAACTTCATTGACGCGTAAGCTGTAAAATGGAGCAAATTCAAGACGGCTTGAAAACCGATCTCGAAACCTACTTCATTGACGCATAAGCTATAAAATGAGGTAAATTCAGGACAGGCTGAAAGCAGGCTAAAAGCTGATTCCGTAATAAACTTCATTGACGCGTAGCTATAAGGTGGAGCAAATTCAGGACGGCTTGAAAACCGATCCCGTAATATACTTCATTTATGGCGTAAACTGCGAGATGAAGCAAATTCAGGACAGACTGAAAGCTGATCCCGTAATATACTTCATTGACGCGTAAGCTTAAAATGAAGCAAATTCAGGACAGAGTTCTGATCCTGCAATAAATTTCATTGTTGCAGACCAAACCTTGTGGACCTTTTATTCACTCTTTTAATCAACGCTAAAGTATACAGATATCTTTTTCTCGTCTTTTACTGCTTCTCTTATCTTTTCGTTCCGGGATATTTTCCTCAATACCCAGAATTTAATCGACTTTCCAGCTCGTCTACTCTGCTTTATTGTTCAGTCCCAACGTGACTGTGCACAAAATCACTTATTTTTTTTATAATAGCTTTCACCTGAGACAATCCAGCTGGCAGTGTCGTGAATTTGCTGTAAATCTTGAATCAAGTTTTTGTATACAATTGGAAATGTTGATCTTCTGATATGGAATTTATGACTCAATCAATTTTTGAAATTACAATTTTTATCGGTACACTGCCGGTACTGCAGAGTTTGTGATTGAAAAGTTAAAACTGAATAAGTTGATATCGGGAGTTCGAATATGTCTCAAGCTTATCAAGGTCTGTGTTTCCATCCCTCCCCGACTCAGATGGATGAGCCCATATCTATTATTCGGCTGTGTACCCTCCATCTATGCAATGAACACTGCCCGTTATGAATGCAGCTCTCTCACTAAGTAAATAGGCGACCAAGTCAGCTACTTCTTCTCTTGTAGCAAGACGTTTCATGGGGTGTGCAGCTGCCATGTAATCCATAGCTTCCTTTCCAGAATCTATGATTCTGGGAGTTGCAACATAACCCGGGGCAACTGCACATACTCGAATATTGGATTCTGCTAATTCCAAAGCTGCTGAACGGGTTAACCCGATTACGCCATGTTTTGCTGTTGTATAAGCTGCCATGCCAGCCAAGCCGACAAGTCCATTGGCAGATGACATGTTCACAATAGCGCCAGAGCCATTCTTAAGCATTGCTGGTATTTCGTATTTCATGCAATAGAAAACACCAGTTAGATCGGTTTCTATAACATCTCGCCATATTTCGATATCAAGATCTTGAAGTGGAGTGTTTGCTGGTCCTGTAATTCCGGCATTGTTGACAGCAATATCAATCTTTCCGAATCTTTCGATTATGGAGCTCACTGCTATTTGAACACTGTGTGGATCTCGAACGTCAACTTCTATGGGAAAAGTGCGTTTTCCTGACGAATCAATTCTATTACATATGTCATCAAGTGGTGCGATATGACGACTAACAAGCGCAACAGAAGCTCCCCCTGCATAAAGTCTCTCAGCAATAGACTCGCCATTGCCTGTTCCTGCTCCGGTTACAATAGCAACTTTTCCTTCGAATTCGTTTTCTATTATTTTAAATGCTTGGCTCATGTGATAGTCCTCACTCAGGCTTGCATTTGAAGTAATAAGACTCTAACTCAAGTGGAGTGAAAGTGACAAAACCTTATAGTTATTGTACTGTGGCAGTGTCGCGAATTTGCTGTAAATCCTATGTAAAGTTTTTATAGTATCTTCTTCAAATTGAATGGAAAGCTCTGACTTTCAACTCAACGAGCTTTTTTCTCTGATGAGTTGAGCCAGAGATGGCATCTCAAATTTGTTGCTGACTTATCACAGATTTACTGATATGCACTTACCCACAGTTTCTTTGCTGTCTGAACAATCTTCATAAATATATCATATTGCTATATACTTCCCTGCAATCGGCATCTGTCAGCTCGTTCAAATTATTCTCTTTGCCCTAAGAGCAAGTCTATGGTCCCATTTGCTTTTATTCCAAACCTGGAACTTAATTGTTCGGCTATTTCATTGATGATACATTTATAATTCTCTCCCGATTTTTCTTTCTCCATACAGGCACAGAGAACACTAATTTCTCCTTCATGAAGCCAGGGATAACGTTTCGAAATTCTTGATATACACTGTTCGTCAACATTATGTATAACTAAAAAATCTTTGCAGGAATTTAATAAATTGAAGGTTTCGGGATTTTTCTCAAGCTCGTCATATACCTTTTCCGTAATTGCCAGATCATATCCATGTTTTTTGGAAATTCCAAAAGCTCTTGGGAAGTAAGCTTCCCGAAGTAAATAGATGATCGAGGAAGCATCAAAGATTATCATGCCTTTACGCCTCCTGTAAATCAAGAAGAGTTTCGATATTTATACCGGCAA containing:
- a CDS encoding type I restriction-modification enzyme R subunit C-terminal domain-containing protein → MFKKQAGILKFGEDLMSWLRTIKDYVVTNFHLEIGDLDYVPFDTFGGRGRMYQLFGDKMNTVIIELNEALVT
- a CDS encoding PRC-barrel domain-containing protein, translated to MGIAEETQVPRNRTFVAATEIKGSKILTVKDEELGTIKEVMIDSEWGRIAYVVFACDCFLGMKCKFFAIPWGALHTSRGDYILKVDKDAFKTAEGLDENVWTLNHNDLVKVYEQYNLHPYWEI
- a CDS encoding SDR family NAD(P)-dependent oxidoreductase produces the protein MSQAFKIIENEFEGKVAIVTGAGTGNGESIAERLYAGGASVALVSRHIAPLDDICNRIDSSGKRTFPIEVDVRDPHSVQIAVSSIIERFGKIDIAVNNAGITGPANTPLQDLDIEIWRDVIETDLTGVFYCMKYEIPAMLKNGSGAIVNMSSANGLVGLAGMAAYTTAKHGVIGLTRSAALELAESNIRVCAVAPGYVATPRIIDSGKEAMDYMAAAHPMKRLATREEVADLVAYLLSERAAFITGSVHCIDGGYTAE